The Streptomyces sp. NBC_00236 DNA window GCCAGTTTTCGATCTTGATCTGGCCGGATGATCCGGTCGTGCTGCATCCCCGGTACGAGGGGGTGGCGGAGCTTGCGGCCTGGGCGGGATTTGCGGCTGCTGCAGTCAGCAGGGCGGCCGAAAGGATCGCCCCAGCCATCGTCTTCCTTCTCACTGTGCTCCTTCTCCTGGGCGTCGAAGTAGTGAGCATATTTTTCGGCTGATCAAAATCGAACATACGATTGAGTCATGCTGTGTCCGAATTCATCAGCGCCAGGAATCCCGTCACTGTCACGGTCATCGCCTCGCGGCCCGGGGCGATGTACTTGCGCGGGTCCACGCCCGTGGTGTGCTCGGCCAGATGGGCGCGCACGGCTCCGGTGAACGCGGTGTTCAGCGCCGTACCCACGTTGATCTTGACCATGCCCGAGGTCGTGACGGCCCGGCGGATCTCCTCGTCCGGGACGCCGCTGGAGCCGTGCAGCACCAGCGGGACGGGGACGGCGTCGCGCAGCCGGCCGATCAGCTCGTGGTCCAGGGCCGCGGTGCGCTCGGTCATGGCGTGCGAGGAGCCGACGGCGACGGCCAGGGCGTCGACACCGGTGGCGGCGACGTACGCGGCGGCCTCGTCCGGGTCGGTGCGGACACCGGGGGCGTGGGCGTCGAGGGGTGCCTCGCCCTCCTTGCCGCCGACCTTGCCGAGTTCGGCCTCGATCCAGACGCCGCGCTCGTGGCCCCAGGCGACCGCTGCGGCGGTGGCCCGCACGTTCTCCTCGTAACTCAGCTTGGAGGCGTCGAACATCACCGAGCCGAAGCCCGTCTCGTGCGCCTGGTGCAGCAGTTCCACGGACTCGACGTGGTCGAGGTGGAGGGCGAGCGGGGCGCTGGAAGTGCGGGCGACGGCCGCCGCCGCGGCGGCGACGGGAGCGAGCCGGCCGCCGTGGAACTTCACGGCGTTCTCGGAGATCTGGAGGATGGCGGAGGCGCCGGCGCGCTCGGCCCCGGCGGCGATCGCCTCGGCGTGCTCCAGCGTGATGACGTTGAAGGCGGCGATCCCGTGTCCCCGGGCCTGGGCGGCGGAGACGAGTTCACCGGTGCTGACGAGCGGCATGCTGACCTCTGTGGTTTCCTCGGGCCCGGCGGGCGGGTCCGGTGGGGGCGCGGCCTTCAGGCCGCGTCTGCGTGTTCCTCGATACCGACGCGCGGCAGCAGCTCCTCGTACGCCGCACGGTCGAATTCACCGGCCGTGGGGGAGAGCACGGTCGCCGTCGACAGTGCCACCGCCCGTCGCAGCCGGTCCGGCCAGTCCAGGCCCTCCACGATTCCGGACAGGAGCCCGGCCACCGCGGAGTCGCCTGCCCCGGTCGGGTTGCCCCGCACGGGCGCGGGCGGGGACGCCTGCCAGGTGCCGTCGGGGGAGACCGCCAGCATGCCGTCGGCCCCCAGCGAGGCGATCACCCCGTGTGCCCCGCGCCGGCGGGCGTCCCGGGCGCCGCGCAGGGGGTCGCGGGAGCCGGTGAGCTGGGCGAGCTCGTCGGCGTTCGGCTTGATCAGGTCGGGGCGGGCGGCGATGCCGCGGCGCAGCGGTTCGCCGCTGGTGTCCAGGAGGACGGGGACGCCGGCGGTGCGGGCGAGGCGGACCAGTTCGGCGTAGGCGCCGACGTGGATGCCGGGCGGCAGGCTGCCGCACAGGGCGACGGCGTCGGCGGCGCCGAGCAGTTCGCCGTACGAGGTGAGGAACGCGGTCCACTCGTCGGCGGTGACGTGCGGTCCGGGTTCGTTGAACTGGGTGGTGTCCCCGGTGGCGCGGTCGACGACGGCCAGGGTGCGGCGGGTGTCGCCGGCCACGGGCACGAGTGCGTCGGTGACGGCGGCGGGGCCGGCGGGGAGCGCGGCGAGCATGGTGCGCAGGACGGCCCCGGTGGCGCCTCCGGCGAAGCCGGTGACGACGCTGTCGTGGCCGAGGGCGGTGAGGACCCGGGCGACGTTGACGCCCTTGCCGCCGGGGCGCTCGGAGAGGGCGGTGACGCGGTGGCTGGAGTGCGGGACGAGTGCCGGGACGTCGTACGTCAGGTCGAGTGCCGTGTTCAGCGTGACCGTGAGGATCACCCTCGGCCCCTCTCGATCCGTGGAGCGCGGATCTCTTTCCAGAACGCGCTTTCCCTGCTGGTTTCCTTCGCGATCATGCCAAAGAGACGGCGGTCGGCCCAGACGTCGGGACCAACCGCCGTCTCTTCGTTACGCGGAGGGCAACCCGGTCAGGCGGACCGGACGGCCTGCGGCTGGATGATCCACTCGCCCTTGCGCATGACGCCCTCGACCCGGAAGTCCTCGTTCAGGACGACGAGGTCGGCGTCCTTGCCGGGCTCCAGGGAGCCGACCCGGTCGTACACACCGAGGAGCCGGGCCGGGTTGGCGGAGATGGACTGCACCACGTCGCCGACCGGGATGCGGTCGATGGTGACGGCCCGGTGGAAGGCGGTGTCCAGGGTGAGGGTGGAGCCCGCGATGGAGCCGCCCTCGACGAGCCGCGCGACACCGTCCTTGACCTCGACGGCGAGCGGGCCGAGCTGGTACTGGCCGTCGCCGAACCCGGCCGCGTCCATGGCGTCGGTGATCAGCGCGACGCGGTGCGCGCCCGCGTGGTGGTAGGCGAGCTCCAGGGCGGCGGGGTGCAGATGCGTCCCGTCGTTGATGAGCTCGACGGTGATCCGCTCGTCCTCCAGGAGGGCGGCGATGGGGCCGGGCGCGCGGTGGCCGAGGCCGGGCATCGCGTTGTACAGGTGCGTGGCGACGGTGGCGCCCGCGTCGATGGCCTCGACGGTCTGCTCGTACGTGGCGTCCGTGTGCCCGATCGCGGCGATGACGCCGTGCTCGGCGAGCAGCCGTACGGAGTCGATGCCGCCGGGCAGTTCGGTGGCGAGGGTGAACATCTTCGCGGTGCCGCGCGCCGCGTCCATCAGCTTGCGGACCTCGGCCGGGTCCGGGTGGCGCAGCAGGCCCTCGCTGTGGGCGCCCTTGCGGCACGGGGAGATGAACGGGCCCTCGAAGTGGATGCCGGCCAGGTCGCCCTGTTCGACCAGCTCGGAGAGGATGCCGGCGCGCTCGGCGAGGAAGTCCATCTCGCCGGTGACGGTGGAGGCGACCAGGGTGGTGGTGCCGTGCTCGCGGTGGGTGCGGACGCCGGTCAGGACCTCGTCCACGGTGCCGGAGGTGAAGGAGGCGCCGCCGCCTCCGTGGTTGTGCATGTCCACGAAGCCGGGAACGATCCAGTGGCCGGACAGGTCGACGGTCGGGGCGCCCTCCGCCGAACTGCCGGCGATGCGGGTGCCCTCGACGATCACCCGGCCGTTCTCGACGGTCCCGGTGGGGAGTACCACCCGGGCACCTGCGAGAACGGTGCTGTCTGCGCGTCCGGCCATCAGGCGGATACCTCCGTGGAGAGAAGATCCCAGGCGAGCAGCCCTGCGCCCAGGCATCCGGCGGTGTCCCCGAGGGCCGCCGGGACGATGTGGGGCAGCTTCTGGAACGTGACGCGTTCCTCGACGGCCGCACGGAGTGGTGTGAACAAGGTTTCCCCGGCCTCGGCGAGACCGCCACCGATGATGAGCGTGCGGGGGTCGAGCAGGGTGAGCGCGGTGACGAGTCCGGCGGCGAGCGCGTCGACGGCGTCCTTCCAGACCGCGACGGCCTTCGGGTCGCCCGATTCGACGGCCTTGGCACAGTCGGCGGCATCGGCCTCCGGGTCGCCGGAGGCGGCGGCCCAGGCCCGGCTGACGGCGCCCGCGG harbors:
- a CDS encoding class II fructose-bisphosphate aldolase, which encodes MPLVSTGELVSAAQARGHGIAAFNVITLEHAEAIAAGAERAGASAILQISENAVKFHGGRLAPVAAAAAAVARTSSAPLALHLDHVESVELLHQAHETGFGSVMFDASKLSYEENVRATAAAVAWGHERGVWIEAELGKVGGKEGEAPLDAHAPGVRTDPDEAAAYVAATGVDALAVAVGSSHAMTERTAALDHELIGRLRDAVPVPLVLHGSSGVPDEEIRRAVTTSGMVKINVGTALNTAFTGAVRAHLAEHTTGVDPRKYIAPGREAMTVTVTGFLALMNSDTA
- a CDS encoding 1-phosphofructokinase family hexose kinase, which produces MILTVTLNTALDLTYDVPALVPHSSHRVTALSERPGGKGVNVARVLTALGHDSVVTGFAGGATGAVLRTMLAALPAGPAAVTDALVPVAGDTRRTLAVVDRATGDTTQFNEPGPHVTADEWTAFLTSYGELLGAADAVALCGSLPPGIHVGAYAELVRLARTAGVPVLLDTSGEPLRRGIAARPDLIKPNADELAQLTGSRDPLRGARDARRRGAHGVIASLGADGMLAVSPDGTWQASPPAPVRGNPTGAGDSAVAGLLSGIVEGLDWPDRLRRAVALSTATVLSPTAGEFDRAAYEELLPRVGIEEHADAA
- the nagA gene encoding N-acetylglucosamine-6-phosphate deacetylase, whose protein sequence is MAGRADSTVLAGARVVLPTGTVENGRVIVEGTRIAGSSAEGAPTVDLSGHWIVPGFVDMHNHGGGGASFTSGTVDEVLTGVRTHREHGTTTLVASTVTGEMDFLAERAGILSELVEQGDLAGIHFEGPFISPCRKGAHSEGLLRHPDPAEVRKLMDAARGTAKMFTLATELPGGIDSVRLLAEHGVIAAIGHTDATYEQTVEAIDAGATVATHLYNAMPGLGHRAPGPIAALLEDERITVELINDGTHLHPAALELAYHHAGAHRVALITDAMDAAGFGDGQYQLGPLAVEVKDGVARLVEGGSIAGSTLTLDTAFHRAVTIDRIPVGDVVQSISANPARLLGVYDRVGSLEPGKDADLVVLNEDFRVEGVMRKGEWIIQPQAVRSA